One Heptranchias perlo isolate sHepPer1 unplaced genomic scaffold, sHepPer1.hap1 HAP1_SCAFFOLD_852, whole genome shotgun sequence genomic window, ggtcggtgtgtgtgtgagaggtcggtgtgtgtgtgagaggtcggtgtgtgtgagagaggtcaGGGGGGGGTGAGGTCGGGGGTGTGAGAGAGGTCGGGGGGGTGTGAGAGGTCGGGGGGTGTGGGAGGTCGGGGGGGGTCAGGTGACCCTGTGCCGTGACCCCGGACTAACCCGTTGTCGTTGTTTCCAGGAACCAACATGTTAATGGTGGGAGTTCACGGCCCGAAGACCCCCTGTGAGGAGGTTTATGTGAAACACGTGGGGAACCGAGTTTATAATGTGACGTACACGGTGAAGGAGAAGGGCGATTACATCCTGATCGTGAAGTGGGGAGACGAGAGTGTTCCAGGCAGTCCCTTCCATGCCACCGTACCCTGAGCGGCTGGTCGACCAGCAGAGCCTTCACATCGCACTTCAGAGGATCCGAACTTTCAAAAATTTacaaaaaccaaaaaaaataattaatttaattGCCGATGTCCGGCCCTGCCCCCCAAGCCGGTGAGAGGGTCTCTGGGCAAAAGCTGCACACCAAACACTCAAAATCTGCCTGAATTTACCATAATGATTAgcaattcctcctcctccttctgtagGAATTTCCCCAGTAACTCAAAACTGTTGAAATATTGTAGTATGTTTTGTGGAGAGTGTTGAACGGGTCAGTATCAGGCACAGGGTCCATCTCCACACCCCGTCCCCCTGGGGCTTGGCTGACGATTcttcactcccacactgaccgatTGCAGCTCCTGGTGGGAAGAAAATGTGAGAGACGTCACATTGATGTGAATTTTCAGCTCCTGCGAGTCGAGACTCTCCCACTCGGCACAACTCGTCCAGGTTTCTCTCTCAACGTTTGTCGTCAGCTCCTATTCCCATGGACCAGTGTAGAGCTGCAGTACTGGGGCATCTCCAGGAGGTATCTCCGGCCTGGGGGTCCCGGGGCCTGGGGGTCCCGGGGCCTGGGGGTCCGAGGCCTGATATCCGGGTCCGGATCCTGGGCCTGGGTTCCTGGGCTCACGGTGACCCACTGTGCGGAGCTACTGGATTTGCCTCAGGACCTGGCCATTAGTTACAGTCCCCAATACACACTCCATGAAGAAGATTGatatttcaatctctcccccctcccccctcccccaccccccccccaccccccccctcccccccccctcccccctcactcccccaccccccctcccccccccaccccccctccccctcactcccccctccccgccagcCACCATGACCCTGACCTGATACTGACCTCTTGACCTGCACTGACACAGTTTGGAGGAAGACGATTGGTTGCTGTACTGCTGCGCCCATGGAAACAAGATAGACCATGTGATGGTGACATCACACGACATGTGCTCGTGACATGTGCTCGTGACATGTGCTCGTGACATGTACCAAGCGGTGGGGCCGTGTCCTCGGGATTGTGCCTGGCCGTGTTTGGAGTTGTTACAGTCCGTTTCTAGACAACTGTTTATATGAAAGTGATAAACCCGTGTGTTTGGTACATTAACCTACGTCTGGCAAGAATCTGTAGAATAATAAATCTCCCTGCTAACCCACTGTCAACTCTTCGCCTCTCTTATTGCGTATTTGTTCACATGGAGGTAACTGTGACACCATCGGACTCTGTCTTTTTATTGCCAGTAACGGGGACCAAGAAACACCATTTCATCCATCTCGCCAGTGCTGCGACTGAATACACCGTTCACCACATCACTCACTTCTCACCAACCCCTGTCTGACTCCCTCTTAATATTACTGATTatcaggagtccattccatggcCCTCGATGTTGTTCTTGGGGCTGAAATACCCTTAAGCAGGCtggataagagggaaccagtggatgtagtatcttaggattttcaaaaggcattcgataagatgccacacaaaaggttgttacacaaggtaagggctcatggggttgggggtaaaatattagcatggattgaggattggttaatggacagaaaacagagagtagggataaacgggtcattctcaggtttgcaggctgtaactagtggggtgccacagggatcagtgcttgggcctcagctatttacaatctatattaatgactattaatgacttagatgaagggaccgcgtgtaatgtatccaacattgctgacgatacaaagttaggggggaaaggaagctgtgaggaggacacaaaaggctagaaattgggctgtggATCACCTGTTACTGCAGCTCCACACGGCCTCCCGAAGTTCGAAAACAGCATCCGGAAATGCACATGTTCCTTCCAGAATGACGTGAGCCGGACGCATCTCGGTAAAGGTGCCTGCgcacaggtgcagataacgaacgccggcagcatgtgaaGTGGAGAATACACGTTCGATCAgtgagcaacgctgatttaaagggataaatatcattttggcactcaacgcatTGCGTTAACTccaaacacctgaacatgtcttcgagtgcctggagggccccccaccagcactatttaaagggactgtgcaggatttacaggttagttgataaattattgcctctggctgctgagacatttgtacctgtttttggaggtctcctaaactTAAAttctaggacgtggggacatagccgaacatttagagccaggacgtgcaggagtgaagttaggaaacatttctacacacaaagggtggtagaagtttggaattctcttccacaaacggcaattgatgctagcccaattgttaattttaaatctgagatagatttctgtgaatcaagggtattaagggatatggggcttaggcggggatatggggcttaggcggggatatggggcttaggcggggatatggggcttaggcggggatatggggctaaggcggggatatggggctaaggcggggatatggagttaggtcacagatcagccaggatctcactgccaccttctgcaagaaagcaagaagtgtgtcggtgagtgtcctgcaggatgtttgggtgatgtgcctgtcatggttgaatagctgccagtgcgtggggtctgtgagttgtgggtgggcgggttGCAACatcggtaatgtgtgagggtgagaggaagcatctgattggaagagttgagtattgatggagagagtttattggtatgtgggtgatgggggtgcagtgtgtggagcagttggtcagagacgccacttgacagttgacctcactcaccttgaccactcgtgtcagagcattgaacttcttcccgcactgtgtccatgttcatgatgctgtgtgcctggcattgacttcgtcccccgctgcctcccactgccctttgagtatatgtctggagggcctcttgccccccgtggatataggatgtccctccttctctccacctcttgcaccaaggtctgtaGTACATTAGCAGAGAACCTCGGTGTATGCTCTCTcatcaggcctggtaccaactcagatcgacagattggtgaggtctggtgtgcagattggaggatgtgggatttagtagtgtgcaacctttattcaatgttttaacataactcatcacttTGTAGTGATGGGGACGGgagctgcacctgtgttttacatgtgcgatctctgatctctgttcagtgcggacctgtatcttatattttgcaattaGTAGGTGCCTTTAGTAGGTGCGAGCAAGTCACGCGATCTCGGGCCGCCCTGATGGTGAGGAATGGGGAGCTGGTCCAAGGCCTGATTGCTGCACTTCTATCAGGTAAGTGACCCGGCAGCAGGAATACCGACTCCTTGGTTCAGGTCTTCTCCAACTTaacccccaaagagtctgcaaagggatatcgacaggttaagtgagtgggcaagaaggtggcagatggagtataatgtaggaaaatgtgaggttattcactttggtaggaagaatagaaaaacagaatattttttaaatggtgagaaactattaaatgttggtgttcagagggatttaggtgtccctgtacacgaaacacagaaagttaacctgcaggtacaacaagcaattaggaaggcaaatggtatgttggcctttattgcaagggggttggagtacaagagtaaggaagtcttgctgcaaatgAACAGggatttagtgagaccacacctggaatactgtgtacagttttggtctccttatctaaggaaggatatacttgccttagaggcggtgcaacgaagattcactagattgattcctgggataagagggttgtcctatggggagagattgagtagaatgggccgataatgtctggagtttagaagaatgagaggtgatctcattgaaacatataagattctgagggggcttgacagggtagacactgagagactgtttccccggctggagagtctagaactagggggtttGGTCTCaggaaaatttctcctcatctcagtccgaaatgcccgaccccgtatcctgagactgtgacccctcgttctggacccccccagccaggggaaacatcctccctgcatctaccctgtccagccctgtcagaattttatatgtttcaatgagatcccctctcattctcctaaactcgagtgaatacaggctgagtcgacccaatctctcctcatacaacagtcctgccttcccagggatcagtctggtgaaccttcgctgcactccctcgatggcaagtatatcctttcttaggtaaggagaccaaaactgcacacaatgctccagatgtggtctcaccaaggccctgtataactgcagtaagacatccttgctcctgtactcaaattctcttgcaatgaaggccaacgtaccatttgccttcctaactgcttgctgcacctgcatgtttgctttcagtgactggtgtacaaggacacccaggtccctttgtacatcaacatttcccaatctatcaccatttaaataatactctgcctttctgtttttccttccgaagtggataacttcacatttatccacattgtactgcatctgccatgtatttgcccactcactcaacttgtctaaatcgccttgaagcctctttgcatcctcctcacaacccacaatcccacctagttttgtgttgtcagcaaatttggaaatattacatttgcttccctcatccaaattattttctgtacctgtctatgacattttaatgatctatgtacatggacccctaagtccctttggttctccactgtttcgagcttttcaccatttagaaagtactctgatctatcttttttaggtccaaagtggacgacctcatacttgcctacactgaaatccattagCCACAGTTGTGACcagtcacttaatctattaatatctttgtaattttatgcgtccatctacactgcttacaatgctgcctatctttgtgtcgtcCCCGGTGATGTTGCCGGTGATTTTCCCAGTTCCCGGTGCTGTTCCCGGTTACCAGTGATGTTGCCGGTTGCCGGTGATGTTCCTGGTGATTTTCCCAGTGATGTTCCCGGTTCCCGGTGTTGTTCCTGGTTCCCGGTGATGTTCCCGGTTCCCGGTGCTGTTCCCGGTGATGTTCCCGGTTCCCAGTGATGTTCCCGGTGATGCTCCCGGTAATGTTCCCGGTGTTTTTCCTGGTGTTGTTCCCGGTGTTTTTCCCGGTGTTGTTCCCGGTAATGTTCCCGGTGTTGTTCCCGGTTTGTGGTGTTTTCCCCGGTGATGTTCCTGGTTCCCGGTGATGTTCCCGGTGATGTTCCCGGTTCCCGGTGATGTTCCCGGTTCCCGGTTCCCGGTGATGTTCCCGGTGATGTTCCCGGTTCCTGGTGATGTTCCCGGTAATGTTCCCGGTGTTGTTCCCGGTTTGTGGTGTTTTTCCCGGTGATGTTCCCGGTTCCCGGTGATGTTCCCGGTGATGTTCCCGGTTCCCGGTGATGTTCCCGGTTCCCGGTTCCCGGTGTTGTTCCCGGTGATGTTCCCGGTTCCCGGTGATGTTCCCGGTGTTGTTCCCGGTGATGTTCCCGGTTTGCGGTGATGTTCCCGGTGATGTTCCCGGTGATGTTCCCGGTTTGCGGTGATGTTCCCGGTGATGTTCCCGGTGATGTTCCCGGTGATGTTCCCGGTTCCCGGTGATGTTCCCGGTGATGTTCCCGGTGATGTTCCCGGTGATGTTCCCGGTTCCCGGTGATGTTCCCGGTGTTGTTCCCGGTGATGTTCCCGGTTCCCGGTGATGTTCCCGGTGATGTTCCCGGTGATGTTCCCGGTGATGTTCCCAGTGTTTTTCCCGGTGATGTTCCCAGTGTTTTTCCCGGTGATGTTCCCAGTGTTTTTCCCGGTGATGTTCCCGGTTATGTTCCCGGTGATGTTCCCGGTGCCGGTGTTGTTCCCGGTTTTGTTCCCGGTGATGTTCCCGATTCCCGGTGATGTTCCCGATTCCCGGTGATGTTCCCGGTGTTGTTCCCGGTGATGTTCCCGGTGATGTTCCCGGTTCCCGGTGTTGTTCCCGGTGTTGTTCCCGGTGATGTTCCCGGTGATGTTCCCGGTTCCCGGTGTTGTTCCCGGTGTTTTTCCCGGTGATGTTCCCGGTTCCCGGTGTTGTTCCCGGTGATGTTCCCGATTCCCGGTGATGTTCCCGGTGTTTTTCCCGGTGATGTTCCCGGTTCCCGGTGTTGTTCCCGGTGATGTTCCCGATTCCCGGTGATGTTCCCGGTTCCCGGTGTTGTTCCCGGTGATGTTCCCGGTTCCCGGTGTTGTTCCCGGTGATGTTCCCGATTCCCGGTGATGTTCCCGGTTCCCGGTGTTGTTCCCGGTGATGTTCCCGGTGTTGTTCCCGGTTCCCGGTGATGTTCCCGGTGTTTTTCCCGGTGATGTTCCCTGTTCCCGGTGTTGTTCCCGGTGATGTTCCCGGTTCCCGGTGTTGTTCCCGGTGATGTTCCCGGTGATGTCCAGCAGATTAATCTTCAATCCCTGGAGACTCCGGCCAGGCCAGGTCGGACGTGCCCTCTGACCCCGCCATCCGCGGCCCCGCCTCACAACTGGCCATCAGTGCGCATGCCCAAAGATGAGACTATCCCATTCAGCGCATGCTCAGATCTTGAGGGGCATTACTCTGTGCGCACGCGCATTGAGTGAAGCGTGGTCGGACTGCGCGCGGCGCTGAGGGGCGTGTGACGCGGCGGGGCAAGTGCGCAGGCGCGCGGCGCGGTGCGCGGGGTATATAAGGCGGGGGCGGGGCCGCGGCCTCGGAGAGCGGGATGGCGATGCGCGGGAAGTTGATCGCTGTGCTCGGGGACGAGGACACCTGCACCGGCTTCCTGCTCGGCGGCATCGGCGAACTCAACAAGAACCGCAGGCCCAACTTcctggtggtggagaaggagacgagcGTGGCCGAGATCGAGGAGACCTTCAAGTGAGAGCCCGGGGATCAGCGCCGGGCCTCCGGGGAGGGGGGAACCCGAGCCCGGGGATCAGCGCCGGGCCTCCGGGGAGGGGGGAACCCGAGCCCGGGGATCAGCGCCGGGCCTCCGGGGAGGGGGGAACCCGAGCCCGGGGATCAGCGCCGGGCCTCCGGGGAGGGGGGAACCCGAGCCCGGGGATCAGCGCCGGGCCTCCGGGGAGGGGGGAACCCGAGCCCGGGGATCAGCGCCGGGCCTCCGGGGAGGGGGGAACCCGAGCCCGGGGATCAGCGCCGGGCCTCCGGGATCCAGTTCGAAGGCGgtcattgtgcacagcaagatcccaggaaGATGATTGGTCGGTTTGGCTCTTGGTTCAGGGAATTTTGCCCAATGGGAGCGAGAGGCCGAGTGGGTTGCACTCTGACCTCTGCCCCCAGGGTCAGGCCCGGTCTCCCCCCTCGGGTGGGGGAACGAGTGacgtcatcgctgtttgtgggatcttgctgtgcctctGGCTCCGGGTCCCATTGGGCGATCGGTCTGCCTGCTGGGAGACCCCGAGAGTGGGGCCGGGGTCACTCGGGCAGTGGATTCATCCGGTGGCAGCGACTCGACCCCGGGCCCAGgccggaggaggtgggggggtcgtggatcctgtcccggggggagggggaggggggggggtcgcggatcctgtcccggggggagggggagggggtcgcggatcctgtcccggggggagggggagggggtcgcggatcctgtcccggggggagggggagggggtcgcggatcctgtcccggggggagggggagggggtcgcggatcctgtcccggggggagggggggtcgcggATCCTGTCCCGGGGGGAGGTGGGTGAGTTTAGCTGGTTCGGGGTCAGAGGGCAGCCTGTGACTCCGGTTTCTCAGGCCGGAGACTGGTGACCCCTCACCCCTCCGTTCCCATCCAGCCGTCGATATCGGGAGCTGTCCCGTCAGTGAACTTTCCTCCTTTTCCCTGCAGGAATTTCTTGAGCCGTGATGATATCGGGATCATCCTGATCAACCAGTACATCGCGGAGATGATTCGCCACATCATCGATGCCCACACTCTCTCGATTCCCGCTGTGCTGGAAATTCCCTCCAAGGAACATCCGTACGATGCTTCCAAGGATTCCATCCTGCGCCGTGCCAAGGGAATGTTCAGTGCTGACGACTTCCGGTAGCTGGCGTCACCCCCTGTGGGCTTGGGGCATGAGCTGCCTTCACCAGTCTTCGCCTGTGTTGTTTTGTTGTGTGTTGGCCCAATGTGCAGAATGCTGATTCCTCGGGGGCTGCCATCAAATCCCACCCACATTCAGCAGACAGGAGTCTTCGGTCCGCGTGTGACAGCCTCGTTACTGTGATTAGACCCAAAACTAAATTGTCAATCTCAGGAAGATTtaggaggagctttactctgtatctaaccctgtacctgccctgggagtgtttgatgggacagtgtagagggagctttactctgtatctaaccctgtacctgccctgggagtgtttgatgggacagtgtagagggagctttactctgtatctaaccctgtacctgaccctgggagtgtttgacgggacagtgtagagggagctttactctgtatctaaccctgtacctgccctgggagtgtttgacgggacagtgtagagggagctttactctgtatctaaccctgtacctgccctgggagtgtttgatgggacagtgtagagggagctttactctgtatctaaccctgtacctgaccctgggagtgtttgacgggacagtgtagagggagctttactctgtatctaaccctgtacctgccctgggagtgtttgacgggacagtgtagagggagctttactctgtatctcaccctgtacctgccctgggagtgtttgatgggacagtgtagagggagctttactctgcatctaaccctgtacctgccctgggagtgtttgatgggacagtgtagatggacggagggagggagggtcagtGCTTTGATCAAAATCTTTAATGTCTAACATGATTATCTAGTGATGTTTTGATGTGAGTCCCAGGGTTTTGGTGTTTATGATTATCCCACTATCAGGATGGTTATTTACTGAACCTTCACAATCTTGTCAGGCAGCTCCTGGTTTGTGTTGGCTAACGGCTGCCCAAAGTGCTTCTTATCCGGTCCTATCGAGTTTCCCTTGTGTTGTATTTGTGGTTTTGCTCGTCTCTGATCAATAAATAAACACCAGAGGTTCTCACTCATGTTGCTGGTTTCTGATTTTTTGCAGTGTACGTGAAAGCACTTTGTCCTGAACTCCtgattcgcaccaagtcctgttcacccatcaccccctgtgctcactgaccgacattggctcccggtctgggaaagcctcagttttaaaattctcatccttgttttcaaatccctccatggcctctcctccccatctctggaacctcctacaaccctctgagatctctgagctcctccaattctggcctcttgcgcatccccgattataatcgctccaccactggtggccgtgccttcagctgcctgggccctgagctctggaattccc contains:
- the atp6v1f gene encoding V-type proton ATPase subunit F, whose translation is MAMRGKLIAVLGDEDTCTGFLLGGIGELNKNRRPNFLVVEKETSVAEIEETFKNFLSRDDIGIILINQYIAEMIRHIIDAHTLSIPAVLEIPSKEHPYDASKDSILRRAKGMFSADDFR